One stretch of Enterobacter sp. RHBSTW-00994 DNA includes these proteins:
- a CDS encoding GntR family transcriptional regulator: MIYKSIADRLRLRLNSSDYTVGSPLPGEKALAKEFGVARMTVRKALDLLVGWGLVERRHGSGTFVSRKDVHHETTNLTGLVEVLRQQGKEVQSQVLQFEVMPAPPAIASQLRIQIDERIYFSRRVRYVEGKPLMLEDSFMPVKLFRNLSLVHLEGSKFDYIEKECGITISGNYESLTPVLADKQLAHYLNVPEQTPLLRITSLSYSDSGEFLNYSVMFRNTSDYQVDYHLRRIHPEALLTQPPEDHRQ; encoded by the coding sequence GTGATCTACAAATCCATTGCTGACAGATTGCGGTTGCGGCTCAATTCTTCTGATTACACTGTCGGTAGCCCACTGCCGGGAGAGAAAGCACTGGCGAAAGAATTTGGTGTGGCGAGGATGACGGTCCGTAAAGCGCTCGATTTGCTGGTGGGTTGGGGTCTTGTCGAACGTCGTCACGGCAGCGGGACGTTTGTTTCACGCAAAGACGTTCACCATGAAACCACCAATCTGACCGGGCTGGTGGAAGTGCTCCGTCAACAAGGCAAAGAGGTGCAGAGCCAGGTCTTACAGTTTGAAGTGATGCCTGCTCCGCCCGCCATCGCCAGCCAGCTGCGTATTCAGATAGATGAGCGGATCTACTTTTCGCGCCGGGTACGTTATGTGGAGGGAAAACCATTGATGCTGGAAGACAGCTTTATGCCTGTGAAGCTGTTTCGCAACCTCTCACTGGTACATCTTGAAGGGTCGAAGTTTGATTATATTGAGAAAGAGTGTGGGATAACCATCAGCGGTAACTACGAAAGCCTGACGCCTGTTCTGGCAGACAAACAGCTGGCGCATTATCTGAACGTCCCGGAACAAACGCCGCTGCTGCGTATTACATCCCTTTCCTACAGCGACAGCGGCGAATTCCTTAATTATTCCGTGATGTTCCGCAACACCAGCGATTACCAGGTGGACTACCACTTACGGCGCATTCACCCGGAGGCGTTACTAACCCAGCCCCCAGAAGATCACCGCCAGTAG